The proteins below come from a single Streptomyces sp. SCSIO 75703 genomic window:
- a CDS encoding IS481 family transposase encodes MPHRNAPLTETGRLRLARCVVEDGWPLRRAAERFQVSPTTAQRWAGRYRQFGEAGMSDRSSRPHASPRRTPTRTERRIIKVRLLRRWGPARIAHLLRLVPSTVHRVLTRFGLARLTHLDRATGRVIRRYERERPGELVHVDIKKLGNIPDGGGHKMLGRQAGRRNRKNVGYSYLHTAVDDRSRLAYSEIHTDEKKETATGFWTRAHAFFSECGITVERVLTDNGSCYRSRDWRDVLTAAGITHKRTRPYRPQTNGKVERFNRTLLDEWAYARPYRSEAERREAFPRWLHTYNHHRGHTALNGQPPASRVPNLTGQYT; translated from the coding sequence CGCCTGGCTCGCTGCGTGGTCGAGGACGGCTGGCCCCTGCGCCGGGCCGCCGAGCGCTTCCAGGTCTCGCCGACCACCGCCCAGCGCTGGGCCGGGCGCTACCGGCAGTTCGGCGAGGCCGGCATGTCCGACCGCTCCTCCCGCCCGCACGCAAGCCCGCGCCGCACCCCGACCCGCACCGAACGCCGGATCATCAAGGTCCGTCTCCTGCGCCGGTGGGGACCGGCCCGCATCGCCCACCTGCTGCGTCTGGTGCCCTCGACCGTGCACCGGGTACTGACCCGCTTCGGCCTGGCCCGCCTCACCCACCTGGACCGGGCCACCGGCCGGGTCATCCGCCGCTACGAACGCGAGCGGCCCGGCGAGCTGGTGCACGTGGACATCAAGAAGCTGGGCAACATCCCCGACGGCGGTGGCCACAAGATGCTGGGCCGGCAAGCGGGCCGCAGGAACCGCAAGAACGTCGGCTACAGCTACCTGCACACCGCCGTCGACGACCGCTCCCGCCTCGCCTACAGCGAGATCCACACCGACGAGAAGAAGGAGACCGCCACCGGCTTCTGGACCCGTGCCCACGCCTTCTTCAGCGAGTGCGGGATCACCGTCGAGCGCGTGCTGACCGACAACGGCTCCTGCTACCGCTCACGCGACTGGCGCGACGTGCTCACCGCGGCCGGGATCACCCACAAACGCACCCGGCCCTACCGCCCGCAGACCAACGGCAAGGTCGAACGCTTCAACCGCACCCTGCTCGACGAATGGGCCTACGCCCGCCCCTACCGGTCCGAAGCCGAGCGCCGCGAAGCGTTCCCGCGGTGGCTGCACACCTACAATCACCACCGCGGACACACCGCACTCAACGGCCAACCACCCGCCAGCCGCGTCCCCAACCTCACAGGGCAATACACCTAG